From Paenibacillus polymyxa, the proteins below share one genomic window:
- a CDS encoding PstS family phosphate ABC transporter substrate-binding protein codes for MSEPKEVISKPKEGNSVRIAWFWPWLVGTFMFGLFSVMFNIIWSMVVAPQVQYLLRHEGVTDITVVVILLLYVWLVGLIFAAYGALSAHMSNMHKLLLMLTGLASLLCGLWLWIIGLRGSGGQLAEVSGGAWELFSLYHAWAEPILEVLGSYTQLGGIWFLLTALLPIAGMVVGVGVDRYPAVTDQHGKVDHRWQWVVAAISAALIIVLTITLMLPQRPYIAERDFPVVDGATAAIPFAQDMLHELTGMNKVRAAHELRFNTTHQAYVNLIEKKADLILVAGPSDEELRLAKSRGIQMKLTPIGWDAFIFLVHKGNPVNGLSSEQVRSIYEGSIRNWREVGGKNQPIVAYQREENSGSQTYMQKKVMKGQDMAEPPRELRIGIMGEMINAIADFDKDHNALGYSFYYFANVMHNRQEVKFLSINGVEPDKEHIRSKQYPFTAQLFVVTREGEKPRASMQRLLEWLQSEAGTQAIEKGGFVPVNS; via the coding sequence ATGTCTGAACCAAAGGAAGTTATAAGCAAGCCGAAAGAGGGCAATTCTGTGCGGATAGCATGGTTTTGGCCATGGCTGGTCGGTACGTTTATGTTTGGATTGTTTTCAGTCATGTTTAATATTATTTGGAGTATGGTTGTAGCACCTCAAGTGCAGTATTTGCTGAGGCATGAAGGTGTGACGGATATAACCGTGGTTGTAATATTGCTGCTATATGTATGGCTGGTCGGTCTCATTTTTGCAGCTTATGGTGCTTTGAGTGCGCATATGTCCAATATGCATAAGCTTCTGCTGATGCTGACTGGGCTAGCATCCTTATTATGCGGGCTGTGGTTGTGGATTATAGGACTACGAGGATCTGGCGGCCAACTTGCCGAAGTATCTGGAGGAGCGTGGGAGCTTTTTTCACTCTATCACGCTTGGGCGGAACCTATACTGGAAGTATTGGGGTCATATACACAGCTCGGTGGAATCTGGTTTCTGCTGACCGCACTGCTGCCCATAGCTGGCATGGTAGTCGGTGTTGGGGTAGATCGCTATCCAGCGGTGACCGACCAGCACGGAAAGGTGGACCATAGATGGCAATGGGTTGTAGCTGCAATATCTGCTGCGCTCATCATTGTGCTGACGATTACGCTCATGCTTCCTCAGCGTCCGTACATTGCGGAGAGGGATTTTCCGGTAGTAGATGGCGCTACAGCGGCCATTCCATTCGCACAGGATATGCTGCATGAATTGACCGGAATGAACAAGGTTCGTGCGGCTCACGAACTGAGATTCAACACAACACATCAGGCTTATGTCAATCTGATTGAAAAGAAGGCGGATCTGATACTGGTGGCGGGTCCATCCGATGAGGAATTGCGCCTGGCGAAAAGTCGGGGAATTCAAATGAAGCTTACACCTATCGGGTGGGATGCGTTTATTTTTCTCGTTCATAAAGGCAATCCGGTTAACGGACTTTCTTCGGAGCAGGTGCGCAGCATATATGAAGGATCTATTCGTAACTGGCGTGAAGTAGGGGGCAAGAATCAGCCGATCGTTGCTTATCAGCGGGAGGAAAACTCAGGAAGCCAAACATATATGCAGAAGAAAGTGATGAAAGGTCAGGACATGGCTGAACCGCCTCGGGAACTCCGAATTGGTATAATGGGTGAGATGATTAATGCAATTGCTGATTTTGACAAGGATCACAACGCGCTCGGTTATTCATTTTATTATTTCGCAAATGTGATGCATAATCGTCAAGAGGTCAAATTTTTATCTATTAATGGAGTGGAGCCCGACAAAGAACACATTCGTTCGAAACAATATCCATTCACAGCCCAACTGTTTGTAGTTACACGCGAAGGCGAAAAGCCACGTGCTTCGATGCAACGATTACTCGAATGGCTGCAAAGCGAAGCAGGAACTCAGGCCATTGAAAAAGGCGGCTTTGTTCCTGTAAACTCGTAA
- a CDS encoding aldo/keto reductase encodes MSQHKRSAITWTDGREVPLIGQGTWYMGEKASLRQEEVRALQLGFELGMTLVDTAEMYAEGGAEEIVGEAIRGRRDDVYLVSKAYPHHADRQGLAQACEASLTRMRTEYVDMYLLHWRGNIPLEETIQGMEKLREQGKIRNWGVSNLDKSDMEELWSLNNGKACAVNQVLYHAASRGIEYDLLPWSRTHGVPVMAYCPIAQGGRLRRGLLENPVMVDIAASHGVTPSQIALAWVIRDGDVWAIPKAVHESHVRENAAAASIRLTPEQLQQIDEAFPPPTRKQPLDMV; translated from the coding sequence TTGAGTCAACATAAGAGAAGTGCGATTACATGGACGGACGGTCGTGAAGTACCACTCATTGGGCAGGGCACGTGGTATATGGGCGAAAAAGCCTCCCTTCGGCAGGAGGAGGTGCGTGCGCTTCAACTTGGCTTCGAGCTGGGGATGACGCTAGTAGACACGGCTGAAATGTATGCGGAGGGCGGCGCAGAAGAGATCGTCGGGGAGGCCATTCGAGGCCGCCGGGACGATGTGTATCTTGTCAGCAAAGCCTACCCTCATCATGCGGACCGTCAAGGATTGGCTCAAGCCTGCGAAGCGAGCCTAACCCGAATGAGAACCGAATACGTGGACATGTATCTGCTGCATTGGCGCGGGAATATTCCACTAGAAGAGACAATACAAGGTATGGAAAAACTGCGTGAGCAAGGCAAAATCCGCAACTGGGGCGTGTCCAATCTCGACAAATCCGATATGGAGGAGCTTTGGAGCCTGAATAATGGCAAAGCCTGTGCTGTCAACCAAGTGCTGTATCACGCGGCTTCGCGAGGTATCGAATATGATCTGCTTCCTTGGAGCCGTACGCATGGGGTGCCTGTAATGGCCTATTGCCCGATTGCCCAAGGTGGACGCCTGCGACGAGGACTACTGGAGAATCCCGTTATGGTAGACATTGCTGCCAGCCACGGAGTAACTCCATCGCAAATTGCACTCGCATGGGTTATACGGGACGGTGATGTGTGGGCAATTCCCAAGGCGGTACATGAATCGCATGTACGAGAAAATGCAGCGGCAGCAAGCATTCGGCTCACCCCTGAACAACTTCAACAAATAGACGAAGCTTTTCCTCCGCCAACGAGGAAGCAGCCGCTGGATATGGTTTGA
- a CDS encoding class I SAM-dependent methyltransferase, with amino-acid sequence MKYTEDREFLQLLDHHKQSFSGWDFSFISDTGRVASEPLDWSYASKALALMHASKAMLDMGTGGGEFLSQLRPFPEIICATEAYAPNVPIAKQRLEPLGVRVMAIHDDDSLPFDDAGFDLVLNKHESFSPAEVHRILRSGGTFLTQQAGGLDCAGLNARLGAPDYVYADWTLPQAIAGLKSNGFEIVEQREQFPIQRFYDIGAIVYYLKVIEWQIADFQPEKYIEQLYSLYLDIKRDGYWDVKQHRFLIHARAI; translated from the coding sequence ATGAAATATACAGAAGATCGTGAATTTCTACAGTTGTTGGATCATCATAAACAGTCATTTTCCGGATGGGATTTTTCATTCATTTCGGACACGGGACGAGTGGCGAGCGAGCCTTTGGACTGGTCTTATGCCAGCAAGGCTTTGGCGTTGATGCATGCCTCGAAGGCGATGCTGGATATGGGAACAGGCGGGGGAGAGTTCTTGTCGCAGTTGCGCCCTTTTCCAGAGATCATATGTGCGACAGAGGCATATGCACCGAACGTACCTATCGCCAAGCAAAGATTGGAGCCGCTGGGTGTGCGCGTGATGGCTATTCATGATGACGATTCCCTTCCGTTTGACGATGCTGGGTTCGACCTTGTGCTGAACAAGCATGAGTCATTTTCGCCAGCGGAAGTGCACCGTATTTTGCGTTCAGGAGGTACGTTTTTGACTCAACAGGCAGGAGGCTTGGATTGTGCAGGCCTTAACGCCCGCTTGGGAGCACCTGATTACGTGTATGCGGACTGGACTCTTCCTCAAGCAATTGCAGGTTTGAAAAGTAATGGTTTTGAAATCGTAGAGCAGCGGGAACAGTTTCCGATCCAGCGCTTTTACGATATTGGAGCGATTGTCTATTACTTAAAAGTTATTGAATGGCAGATTGCAGACTTCCAGCCAGAGAAATATATAGAACAGCTGTATAGTCTGTATTTGGATATTAAACGTGATGGTTATTGGGACGTGAAGCAGCATCGTTTTTTAATCCATGCCAGAGCGATATAG
- a CDS encoding ABC transporter ATP-binding protein has protein sequence MIELREVTKTFTEEKAVDQLALTVKKGSIFGLLGSNGAGKTTLLKIIAGIYRPDTGKVLIGGQPVYEQPEAKQHILFLPDTPYFFPQATIRQMARFYRSIYPSWSEERYTQLTEIFKLDPKRKLHRFSKGMKRQAAFLLALSCMPELLVLDEPIDGLDPVMRRMIKNLLFQETAAREMTVVISSHNLREIEDMCDHVGIMHQGRMLLEKEVDDLKSDTHKVQVAFRDSMHEEAVCGQLSVVHKERRGSVLLLIIRGERERIAETIEAYEPHVFDLLPLTLEEIFIYEMEDAGYDIQPILL, from the coding sequence TTGATTGAATTAAGGGAAGTCACAAAGACATTTACGGAAGAAAAGGCTGTCGATCAGCTCGCCCTGACGGTAAAGAAGGGCTCCATTTTTGGACTGCTGGGCTCGAACGGGGCAGGGAAAACGACCTTGCTCAAAATCATTGCCGGGATTTACCGGCCGGATACTGGTAAGGTGCTAATCGGTGGACAGCCGGTGTATGAGCAGCCTGAAGCCAAGCAGCACATTCTGTTTTTGCCGGATACCCCTTATTTTTTCCCGCAAGCGACAATTCGTCAGATGGCCCGGTTTTACCGCTCCATTTATCCAAGTTGGAGTGAAGAACGCTACACACAGCTTACGGAGATTTTCAAGCTGGACCCGAAGCGCAAACTTCACCGTTTTTCCAAGGGGATGAAGCGCCAAGCCGCTTTTTTGCTTGCCTTGAGCTGCATGCCAGAGCTGCTGGTTTTGGATGAACCCATTGATGGTCTGGACCCCGTGATGCGTAGAATGATCAAAAATCTCTTGTTCCAAGAAACCGCAGCACGTGAGATGACCGTCGTGATCTCATCTCATAATTTGCGTGAGATTGAAGACATGTGTGATCATGTCGGCATTATGCACCAAGGTCGGATGCTGTTGGAAAAAGAGGTGGATGACCTTAAATCCGATACGCATAAGGTGCAGGTTGCCTTTCGGGACAGCATGCATGAGGAAGCTGTCTGTGGCCAACTTTCGGTTGTACATAAGGAGCGGAGGGGCAGTGTTCTGCTGCTTATCATCCGGGGTGAGCGAGAGCGGATTGCAGAAACGATTGAAGCGTATGAGCCGCATGTGTTCGATTTGCTGCCGTTGACGCTTGAAGAAATTTTCATTTATGAAATGGAGGACGCAGGTTATGACATCCAACCGATTCTTCTGTAG
- a CDS encoding PAS domain S-box protein translates to MFSAAQRLPLLEHMYNHAPTGIVILSREGKCLYVNPAFCKMVGYEQEELLDIRYYHLLYNEAQDQQGLREAYAGWLKATDQVYKTELRLKHKRGTTVWLSLELTIFDDEATEQSYLIAYAMDVTEKKDMEQVLSDNEDLYMLITENTPDVISYSTADGILQYISPSVEKLLGYTKQEMLGKKRLQFYHIEDADYMRVHGMFKETGIMKRRVRHKDGHYLWLEVSYRIIRDEQGKIKRVLSIGRNITERQKSEENLAKAQQLAMFGSWDWDLVNNVMHFSKEFRSIFGYRVKPVETSIDAFMKAVHPEDTERMKQIINNVILKGIHEETFYRIVLPNGEQKVLRSIWEAEMDEHAGKPVQVVGMIQDVTEHREIEQRLRESENRYKSLFQHNPLGICAMNMEGHILSVNPSLEKLTGYTRDELLGAEILVMASSEEQDKIKRHIEMAKQGETQTYESEFIHKEGERLFIKMTNIPIFVQEEIVGCYGIIENVTPLKNYIAQIEKLSNEHSLILNAVSEGIVGLNTEGHVRFMNPAAVEMFGIGSANPLNGSCIDVIRHADEIGSHFPDEQASILQAIRSGASYQAEEAVFWKKDGSSFLASYRISPLMDNGERKGAVMVFVDRTNEKEIIRAKESAERADRAKSEFLSVMSHELRTPMNGIIGMAGLLADTELDEEQRSYIDIITSSSNALMQILNEILDLSKIEAGKMSLLHESFVLEDVVGSVADLFMTQAMEKGIQLEWHIDQEMPGMLVGDHVRIRQILVNLVSNAIKFTERGRVNIFVERKAYSRRKKKCLIEFSVTDTGIGIPADRQHLLFQPFSQLHPALNRKYGGTGLGLSICKNLVKLMGGSIGVDSDEARGATFRFQLDLKLPEGHTLANISRDQPYDSKEG, encoded by the coding sequence TTGTTTTCTGCTGCTCAACGACTGCCTTTGCTGGAACATATGTATAATCATGCCCCGACAGGAATCGTGATTTTGTCGAGGGAGGGGAAGTGTCTTTATGTCAATCCCGCCTTTTGCAAAATGGTCGGATATGAGCAGGAGGAATTACTGGATATCCGATATTACCATCTCTTGTATAATGAGGCTCAGGATCAGCAAGGGCTGAGGGAGGCCTATGCAGGTTGGCTAAAGGCTACGGATCAAGTCTACAAGACAGAGCTGCGTTTGAAGCATAAACGGGGAACAACTGTCTGGCTATCGCTGGAATTAACCATATTTGATGATGAGGCTACCGAACAATCTTATTTGATTGCGTATGCAATGGATGTCACGGAGAAAAAGGACATGGAGCAGGTGCTTTCGGACAATGAGGATTTGTACATGTTGATTACCGAAAATACGCCGGATGTCATCTCTTACAGCACGGCAGACGGCATACTTCAATATATTTCTCCTTCGGTGGAAAAACTCCTTGGCTATACGAAGCAGGAAATGCTCGGCAAAAAACGGCTTCAATTTTACCATATCGAAGATGCCGATTACATGCGTGTACATGGAATGTTCAAGGAAACAGGCATCATGAAGCGGCGTGTACGTCATAAGGACGGGCATTATTTGTGGCTGGAAGTATCGTACCGTATTATTCGGGATGAACAGGGCAAGATCAAGCGAGTTCTATCCATCGGACGAAATATCACAGAGCGCCAGAAGAGCGAGGAGAACCTGGCAAAAGCTCAACAGTTGGCGATGTTCGGCTCATGGGACTGGGATCTGGTCAACAATGTTATGCATTTTTCCAAGGAATTTCGCAGCATATTTGGCTATCGTGTCAAGCCGGTTGAAACAAGTATTGACGCTTTCATGAAGGCAGTTCATCCCGAAGATACGGAACGGATGAAGCAAATTATCAACAACGTGATCTTAAAGGGAATTCACGAAGAAACCTTTTACCGGATTGTATTGCCCAATGGGGAACAGAAGGTACTGCGCTCGATCTGGGAAGCTGAGATGGACGAGCATGCAGGCAAGCCTGTTCAAGTAGTCGGGATGATACAGGATGTTACAGAGCACCGGGAAATCGAGCAACGTCTTCGTGAAAGTGAAAACCGTTATAAGTCACTATTTCAGCATAATCCACTCGGGATATGCGCCATGAATATGGAAGGTCATATTTTGAGCGTGAATCCGAGTTTGGAGAAGCTTACGGGTTATACGAGGGATGAGCTGCTTGGAGCTGAAATACTTGTCATGGCTTCCTCTGAGGAACAGGACAAAATCAAACGACATATCGAAATGGCCAAACAGGGGGAGACACAAACCTATGAATCGGAATTCATACATAAGGAGGGGGAGCGTCTATTCATCAAGATGACGAATATCCCGATTTTCGTGCAAGAAGAAATTGTAGGCTGTTACGGGATTATAGAGAATGTTACCCCTCTTAAAAACTACATTGCTCAGATTGAAAAGCTCAGTAACGAACATTCGCTTATTTTGAATGCAGTATCCGAAGGAATTGTGGGTTTGAATACCGAAGGACATGTCCGCTTTATGAACCCGGCAGCTGTTGAGATGTTCGGCATAGGATCAGCCAACCCGCTGAACGGTTCATGTATAGACGTCATTCGCCATGCTGACGAAATAGGCAGCCATTTTCCGGACGAGCAGGCTTCTATTCTCCAAGCGATTCGCAGCGGCGCTTCTTATCAGGCAGAGGAAGCTGTATTTTGGAAAAAAGACGGGTCCAGTTTTCTGGCCTCCTATCGAATCAGCCCTTTGATGGATAACGGCGAACGAAAAGGAGCGGTGATGGTTTTTGTAGACAGGACGAATGAAAAGGAGATTATTCGGGCCAAGGAGTCTGCCGAACGCGCCGATCGAGCCAAGTCAGAATTCCTGTCTGTGATGAGTCATGAGCTTCGTACACCGATGAACGGCATTATAGGCATGGCAGGATTACTGGCAGACACGGAATTAGATGAGGAGCAGCGTAGCTATATCGATATTATTACCAGCAGTAGCAACGCTTTGATGCAGATATTGAATGAGATACTGGATTTGAGCAAAATCGAAGCTGGCAAAATGTCGTTGCTGCATGAGTCTTTTGTGCTGGAGGATGTGGTTGGCAGTGTAGCTGACCTATTTATGACGCAGGCTATGGAAAAAGGAATCCAGCTAGAATGGCATATAGATCAGGAAATGCCAGGGATGCTAGTCGGTGATCATGTGCGTATCCGACAGATATTGGTGAACTTGGTGAGCAATGCGATCAAATTTACGGAGCGAGGGCGTGTAAATATTTTTGTGGAGAGAAAGGCTTACAGCCGCCGTAAAAAGAAATGCCTGATTGAGTTTAGTGTAACGGATACTGGAATCGGCATCCCGGCAGACCGTCAGCATTTGTTGTTTCAGCCTTTTTCCCAGCTTCATCCGGCACTGAACCGGAAATATGGAGGGACAGGTCTTGGCTTGTCCATCTGCAAAAACCTGGTCAAGCTAATGGGGGGTTCCATTGGTGTAGATAGTGACGAGGCCAGAGGAGCAACATTCCGGTTCCAACTGGATCTAAAACTGCCGGAAGGGCACACACTTGCGAATATAAGCCGTGATCAGCCTTATGATTCAAAGGAAGGCTAA
- a CDS encoding mismatch-specific DNA-glycosylase — protein MTEPETELHEVDDHLDYGLSVVFIGFNPSLKSGEVGHHYANPRNRFWRILEGAGLTPRLYDPSEDRELLKLGFGFTNIVSRPTRGVEDITREEYAEGRLKLHAKLMEYRPKVACFVGKGVYTEYSKKSKADWGFQPEPLIPEMHEFVAPSSSGLVRMSQEEITNIYSRLQTFLSSEAV, from the coding sequence ATGACAGAACCAGAGACAGAACTACACGAGGTAGATGATCATCTCGACTATGGATTATCCGTTGTATTTATCGGCTTTAATCCCAGTCTGAAATCCGGCGAGGTAGGACATCATTACGCTAATCCGCGCAACCGCTTTTGGCGCATACTGGAGGGGGCTGGCTTGACCCCTCGCTTATACGATCCATCGGAAGATCGGGAGCTGCTAAAGCTGGGTTTCGGTTTTACCAACATTGTCTCCCGTCCTACCAGGGGAGTGGAGGACATTACCCGTGAGGAATACGCCGAAGGGCGTCTGAAGCTGCATGCGAAGCTAATGGAATACCGCCCCAAGGTCGCTTGCTTTGTCGGCAAAGGCGTGTACACCGAATATAGTAAAAAATCCAAAGCGGATTGGGGATTTCAGCCTGAACCACTAATCCCCGAAATGCATGAATTTGTGGCACCTTCGTCTAGTGGACTGGTGCGCATGTCGCAGGAAGAAATCACGAATATTTATAGCCGTCTCCAAACGTTCCTTTCGTCAGAAGCCGTCTAA
- a CDS encoding GntR family transcriptional regulator encodes MFELDIRSRKPIYEQLMEKVKEMIVYGSLQPDEQLPSVRALSAQLTVNPNTIQKAYRELEREGYIYSVQGKGSFVTPTQQQPQQIKRDEIRAALLKLMIEAVHFGFTQQEVDDIYVEAMQTKERGMSLD; translated from the coding sequence ATGTTCGAGCTGGATATCCGCAGCCGTAAGCCGATCTACGAACAGCTTATGGAGAAGGTTAAGGAAATGATCGTGTACGGATCGCTTCAGCCGGATGAGCAATTGCCTTCTGTACGGGCATTGTCCGCTCAACTTACGGTGAATCCGAATACGATTCAGAAAGCGTATCGCGAGCTGGAACGCGAAGGATATATTTATTCCGTTCAGGGCAAAGGCAGCTTTGTCACGCCTACCCAGCAGCAGCCGCAACAAATAAAGCGGGATGAGATTCGGGCGGCATTGTTAAAACTGATGATCGAAGCTGTCCATTTCGGTTTTACACAGCAGGAAGTGGACGACATATACGTGGAAGCTATGCAAACAAAGGAAAGGGGGATGTCCCTTGATTGA
- a CDS encoding DUF6449 domain-containing protein, with protein sequence MTSNRFFCSGGVIRQCLRQHGWIGLLYLAGLLFTVPLPLFMSTGDEQPRVVLKSLFDSTNSGNELQKLILMTVPVLAGVMLLRFVQRQGPSDLYHSLPLRREHLLTSHLISGLVLLLVPVWLTAGVTAWVNTSVELPYIFQINDVGSWALVVSVLTIFLFTFTVFVGICVGQSLLQTVVVYVLLLLPQFLFMMIGRFLERNLYGYVRVRETVVQYINGSEFRSNNNVWENLSPFVRIMDNLPQRAFSYMELLAYLGISVLFVALSYGLYRKRLVEKATQAIAFSFFQPLFKAGVILCAMLVLGDYFYNAGTRGANWSIFGYALGAILGYIVVEMVVRKTWQIVRVRALVEMVVYGVIMGLVLYIPISGWLGYEGRIPTAHSVEKVYVGQEEPLGGDAEKEAYYSQDRAYIASVLNLHRELVRAHAAGEKMLSKNLAVESAFIVYRLDDGSTMTRRYTFPEKPFRTELTKVMEAEPYKTVRYKLDKLQGKAETINIESVDDNERRVVLTNPKETREFEAVLREEVLNMSYSEMQSHRYPLGNVSITNKESSSTNNEPSWHREISFNWPASYHKLTDWLEQKGYADKVIIDSKDIFSIRAVPIISQEMEPYQPNQYIEDYKIFRSIQQKHKAITIEDPKLWSTVLEKRRSNSYTPDMAKGTYLVQVKIKPLFSSDPHTRYYYFTPNDMTPELAKALPAVP encoded by the coding sequence ATGACATCCAACCGATTCTTCTGTAGCGGCGGCGTAATTCGCCAATGCCTGAGACAGCATGGCTGGATCGGTCTATTGTACTTGGCAGGATTGCTGTTTACAGTACCGCTGCCATTGTTTATGAGCACTGGTGATGAACAACCGCGAGTGGTTTTAAAAAGCTTGTTCGATAGCACAAACTCGGGTAATGAATTGCAAAAATTAATTTTAATGACCGTACCCGTGCTGGCAGGTGTGATGCTGCTTCGTTTTGTTCAGCGACAGGGGCCATCCGATTTGTATCATAGCCTACCTTTGCGTAGAGAGCATCTATTAACGTCACATTTAATTAGCGGTCTTGTTCTTTTACTTGTACCTGTATGGCTGACTGCGGGAGTAACTGCTTGGGTTAACACGTCAGTCGAACTGCCTTATATTTTTCAAATTAATGACGTTGGATCGTGGGCTTTGGTTGTGTCCGTCCTTACGATTTTCTTGTTTACTTTTACTGTGTTTGTAGGGATTTGTGTGGGACAATCGTTGCTACAGACCGTAGTAGTGTATGTTTTGCTGCTATTGCCTCAGTTTCTATTCATGATGATAGGGCGTTTTCTGGAACGTAATTTATACGGATATGTGCGGGTGCGAGAAACCGTTGTTCAATATATTAATGGCTCGGAGTTTCGCAGCAATAATAATGTTTGGGAAAACTTATCGCCGTTTGTACGCATTATGGACAACTTGCCACAGCGCGCCTTTTCTTACATGGAGCTACTCGCCTATCTAGGTATCTCTGTGCTGTTTGTCGCCTTGAGTTATGGTTTGTATCGTAAACGCTTGGTCGAAAAGGCGACTCAGGCTATAGCGTTTTCTTTCTTTCAACCTTTGTTCAAGGCAGGGGTTATACTATGCGCCATGCTTGTACTAGGCGATTATTTTTATAATGCAGGTACAAGAGGAGCTAATTGGTCGATTTTCGGGTATGCACTTGGAGCTATTTTAGGCTATATCGTTGTAGAAATGGTCGTCCGCAAGACGTGGCAAATTGTGCGTGTTCGTGCTTTGGTGGAAATGGTCGTTTACGGTGTGATCATGGGGCTGGTACTGTATATCCCGATTTCAGGTTGGTTGGGTTATGAGGGACGGATTCCAACAGCACACTCCGTAGAAAAAGTTTATGTCGGGCAAGAGGAGCCTCTAGGGGGAGATGCAGAAAAAGAAGCTTATTACTCCCAAGATAGGGCCTATATCGCCTCTGTACTGAATTTACATCGAGAACTCGTACGTGCACATGCAGCTGGCGAGAAAATGTTGTCCAAAAACCTGGCCGTCGAATCGGCATTCATAGTCTACCGTTTGGATGATGGTTCCACCATGACTCGCCGCTATACATTCCCGGAGAAGCCTTTCCGGACAGAACTGACTAAAGTGATGGAAGCAGAGCCTTATAAAACGGTGAGATACAAGCTGGATAAGCTGCAAGGAAAAGCAGAGACGATCAATATCGAATCCGTAGATGATAATGAAAGACGAGTGGTTTTAACCAATCCCAAAGAAACTCGTGAATTTGAAGCTGTACTCAGAGAAGAAGTATTAAATATGAGTTATAGCGAAATGCAATCACATCGATACCCTCTGGGGAATGTTTCTATTACAAATAAAGAGTCATCCTCTACCAATAACGAACCGAGCTGGCATCGTGAAATTTCATTTAATTGGCCGGCTTCATATCACAAGCTTACAGATTGGCTAGAGCAAAAAGGGTATGCGGATAAGGTCATCATTGATTCCAAGGATATTTTTTCGATACGGGCTGTTCCTATTATTTCTCAGGAAATGGAGCCTTATCAACCCAATCAATATATTGAAGACTATAAAATATTTAGAAGCATTCAACAAAAGCACAAAGCAATAACGATTGAAGATCCGAAGCTGTGGAGCACTGTACTGGAAAAGCGTAGATCTAATAGCTATACTCCAGATATGGCGAAAGGCACTTACTTGGTTCAAGTCAAGATCAAACCTTTATTTAGTTCAGATCCCCATACACGCTATTACTATTTTACTCCGAACGATATGACACCGGAGCTTGCCAAGGCATTACCGGCAGTTCCTTAA